One Malus domestica chromosome 11, GDT2T_hap1 genomic region harbors:
- the LOC103425168 gene encoding callose synthase 9 isoform X1 — MSRVEQRWEHLVRAVLSRARMGADAYGRHATGIAGNVPSSLANNRDIDEILRAADEIQDEDPTISRILCEHAYSLAQNLDPNSEGRGVLQFKTGLMSVIKQKLAKKEGGTIDRSQDIARLQEFYKLYRQKNNVEKLREEEMKLRESSAFSGNLGELERKTVKRKKVFATLRVLGIVLEQLTEEIPEELKRVMESDAAMTEDLIAYNIIPLDAPNITNSVVSLPEVQAAVSALKYFSNLPKLPSDFPIPATRDPDMFDFLYYTFGFQKDNVSNQREHIVHLLANEQSRLRIPEVIEAKLDEAAAQSVFLKSLENYIKWCDYLCIQPVWSNLDAVTKEKKLLFVSLYFLIWGESGNIRFLPECLCYIFHHMAREMDEILRQQIAQPANSCNSENGVSFLDQVIYPLYEVVAAEAANNDNGKAPHSAWRNYDDFNEYFWSLHCFELSWPWRRGSSFFQKPVRRSKNILKSGRSQHRGKTSFVEHRTFLHLYHSFHRLWIFLVMMFQGLTIIAFNNGKLDSKCIREVLSLGPTFVAMKFLESVLDIRMMYGAYSTTRRLAVSRIFLRFVWFSTTSVVITFLYVKALQEESKQNGNSIIYRLYVIVIGTYAGIQFFISFFMRIPACHNLTNQCDRFPLISFFKWMRQERHYVGRGMYERTTDFIKYMLFWLVILSGKFSFAYFLQIKPLVKPTKTIVTMDSILYSWHDLVSKNNHNALTVASLWAPVILIYLLDLHVFYTIISGVWGFLLGARDRLGEIRSLEALHQLFEQFPGAFMNTLHVSLPDRTSQQPSSEDLEKNKVDAGRFSPFWNEIIRNLREEDYITNLEMELLAMPKNSGNLPLVQWPLFLLSSKIFVAKDIAVESRDSQDELWERISRDDYMKYAVQECFHSLKLILDEILEGEGKMWVEQVYKDIHSSIEKKSIHVDYQLNKLPLVISRVTALMGILKEGGTPELEKGAVKAVQDLYDVVHHDILSMDLRGNYETWKLLSNARTEGRLFAKLKWPKDPELRSQVKRLYSLLTIKDSAANVPNNLEARRRLEFFTNSLFMEMPAAKPVREMLSFSVFTPYYAEIVLYSMAELQKKNEDGISILFYLQKIYPDEWKNFLARIGRDENTLDSELSENPTDILELRFWASYRGQTLARTVRGMMYYRKALMLQTYLERINSGEGSDVEGAISSNDATDTRAFELSPEARAHADLKFTYVVTCQIYGKQKEGQKPEAADIAMLMQRYEALRVAFIDEVETLKDGKVHREFYSKLVKADINGKDKEIYSIKLPGNPKLGEGKPENQNHAIVFTRGNAIQTIDMNQDNYFEEALKMRNLLEEFHTDHGIRRPTILGVREHVFTGSVSSLASFMSNQEASFVTLAQRVLANPLKVRMHYGHPDVFDRVFHLTRGGISKASRVINISEDIFAGFNSTLRQGNVTHHEYIQVGKGRDVGLNQIAVFEGKVSGGNGEQVLSRDVYRLGQQFDFFRMLSFFYTTVGYYFCTMLTVLMVFIFLYGKIYLALSGVESRLTDIALVTKNTALTAALNTQFLIQIGIFTAVPMVLGFILEQGFLRAMVSFLTMQLQLCSVYFTFSLGTKTHYFGRTILHGGAKYQATGRGFVVRHIKFSENYRLYSRSHFVKGLEVVLLLVVYLAYGDNDGSALTYIFLTVTSWFMALSWLFAPYLFNPSGFEWQKIVEDFRDWTNWLLYRGGIGVKGEESWEAWWEEELAHIRTFGGRIAETILSLRFFIFQYGIVYKLNVKGDSTSLTVYGLSWVVLAVLILLFKVFTFSQKISVNFQLVLRFIQGVSFLLALAGLAVAVKFTDLSIADVFASILAFIPTGWGILSIAIAWKPLMKKLHLWKSIRSIALLYDAGMGMIIFIPIALFSWFPFVSTFQTRLMFNQAFSRGLEISLVLAGNNPNTGI, encoded by the exons ATGTCTCGAGTTGAACAGCGATGGGAGCATCTAGTCCGTGCCGTATTGAGCAGGGCGAGGATGGGGGCTGATGCGTATGGCCGGCATGCTACTGGAATTGCTGGAAATGTTCCTTCCTCACTTGCAAACAATAGGGATATTGATGAAATTCTGAGAGCTGCTGATGAAATCCAAGACGAAGATCCCACTATTTCCAGAATCT TATGCGAGCATGCTTATTCTCTGGCTCAGAATTTGGATCCCAATAGTGAAGGAAGGGGAGTATTACAGTTCAAGACTGGATTGATGTCTGTCATTAAG CAAAAGCTTGCAAAGAAGGAAGGTGGAACCATAGATAGAAGCCAGGACATTGCTCGCTTGCAAGAGTTCTACAAACTGTACAGACAGAAGAATAATGTAGAAAAGCTGCGGGAGGAAGAAATGAAGTTGAGGGAGTCTAGTGCTTTCAGTGGGAACCTGGGCGA GTTAGAGAGAAAAACAGTGAAGCGGAAAAAGGTTTTTGCAACTCTAAGAGTTTTAGGGATAGTTTTGGAGCAGCTGACTGAGGAAATTCCTGAAGAG TTGAAACGGGTAATGGAATCAGATGCGGCAATGACCGAGGACCTGATTGCCTACAATATTATTCCTCTGGATGCTCCCAACATTACAAATTCTGTTGTCTCTTTGCCTGAG GTACAAGCAGCAGTGTCAGCGTTAAAGTACTTCAGTAACCTACCAAAATTGCCATCAGATTTTCCAATCCCTGCTACAAGAGATCCAGACATGTTTGATTTTCTGTATTATACTTTTGGATTTCAG AAAGATAATGTCTCTAACCAGCGCGAACATATTGTTCACCTTCTCGCAAATGAGCAATCTCGGCTTCGTATTCCTGAAGTAATTGAAGCT AAATTGGACGAGGCTGCAGCACAAAGTGTATTTCTGAAGTCCCTTGAGAACTATATTAAATGGTGTGACTACTTATGCATTCAGCCAGTTTGGAGCAA TTTGGACGCAGTtaccaaggaaaaaaaattgctgTTTGTTTCTCTGTACTTTCTGATCTGGGGTGAATCAGGCAATATTAGATTCCTTCCTGAATGCTTGTGTTACATATTTCATCAT ATGGCAAGGGAAATGGATGAAATTCTAAGGCAGCAGATTGCACAGCCAGCAAACAGTTGTAATTCTGAAAATGGAGTTTCTTTTCTTGACCAAGTTATCTATCCTCTCTATGAGGTTGTGGCTGCG GAAGCTGCAAACAATGATAATGGAAAAGCACCACATTCTGCCTGGCGCAATTATGATGATTTCAACGAGTACTTCTG GTCACTTCATTGCTTTGAACTTAGTTGGCCTTGGCGCAGAGGGTCATCCTTTTTTCAAAAGCCAGTACGAAGGTCAAAG AATATACTTAAATCTGGCAGAAGTCAACATCGAGGAAAAACTTCATTTGTTGAGCACAGGACATTTCTCCATCTTTACCATAGTTTCCACCGTCTTTGGATATTCCTTGTGATGATGTTTCAG GGACTGACTATAATTGCATTCAATAATGGAAAGCTTGATTCGAAGTGTATTCGGGAAGTTCTCAGCCTTGGTCCAACATTTGTTGCAATGAAATTTCTTGAGA GTGTTCTTGACATACGCATGATGTATGGTGCATATTCTACAACACGACGCCTAGCAGTTTCTCGAATTTTTCTCCGATTTGTTTGGTTTAGCACTACATCAGTGGTCATAACTTTTCTTTATGT GAAAGCTCTCCAGGAAGAGAGTAAACAAAATGGAAACTCAATTATTTATAGACTGTATGTGATCGTTATAGGCACATATGCTGGTATCCAGTTCTTCATTAGCTTTTTTATGAGGATACCAGCCTGCCACAATCTGACTAATCAATGCGATCGCTTTCCTCTGATTAGTTTTTTCAAGTGGATGCGCCAG GAACGGCATTATGTTGGACGTGGGATGTATGAGAGGACCACTGATTTTATCAA GTATATGCTTTTCTGGCTTGTGATTTTGAGTggaaaattttcttttgcttattTTCTTCAG ATCAAGCCATTAGTGAAACCAACTAAGACAATAGTGACAATGGATTCTATACTCTATTCTTGGCATGACTTAGTTTCTAAAA ACAATCATAATGCCTTGACAGTTGCTAGTTTATGGGCTCCTGTGATACTT ATTTATCTTTTAGATCTCCATGTATTTTACACCATTATATCTGGTGTGTGGGGATTCTTGCTTGGAGCAAGAGATCGACTTGGAGAG ATTAGATCATTGGAAGCACTTCATCAACTTTTTGAGCAGTTTCCTGGAGCTTTTATGAACACTCTTCATGTGTCTCTTCCTGACAG GACTTCCCAACAGCCTTCCAGTGAG GACCTTGAGAAGAACAAGGTTGATGCTGGTAGATTCTCTCCGTTTTGGAATGAGATTATAAGAAATTTGAGGGAAGAAGATTATATCACCAACTT AGAAATGGAGTTGCTTGCCATGCCTAAAAACTCTGGAAATCTTCCCTTGGTTCAGTGGCcgctttttcttctctctagcaAG ATATTTGTGGCCAAGGATATTGCTGTTGAGAGCAGAGATTCACAAGATGAACTTTGGGAGAGAATTTCAAGAGATGACTATATGAAGTATGCTGTCCAGGAGTGCTTCCACAGCCTTAAGCTAATCTTGGATGAAATATTGGAAGGCGAAGGAAAGATGTG GGTTGAACAGGTGTACAAGGATATTCATTCAAGCATAGAGAAGAAGAGTattcatgttgattatcaactGAATAAGCTGCCACTTGTGATATCAAGAGTTACTGCATTAATGGGAATTCTG AAAGAAGGTGGAACACCTGAACTGGAGAAAGGTGCAGTTAAGGCTGTTCAAGATCTTTATGATGTTGTGCACCATGACATCCTTTCTATGGACCTGAG GGGAAACTATGAGACATGGAAATTGTTGTCAAATGCAAGGACAGAAGGTCGTCTATTTGCAAAGTTGAAGTGGCCTAAGGACCCTGAGTTG AGATCGCAAGTCAAAAGATTGTATTCGCTGTTAACCATTAAAGATTCGGCTGCCAATGTACCCAATAATCTGGAGGCAAGACGCAGGCTCGAGTTCTTCACAAATTCCCTTTTTATGGAGATGCCTGCAGCAAAGCCAGTCCGTGAGATGTTATCGTTCAG TGTGTTTACTCCATACTATGCTGAAATTGTGCTGTATAGTATGGCTGAGCtccagaagaaaaatgaggatggAATATCAATATTATTTTATCTTCAAAAAATTTATCCAG ATGAGTGGAAGAACTTTCTTGCCCGAATTGGCCGTGACGAAAATACTCTTGACTCTGAACTCTCTGAGAATCCCACTGATATCCTTGAGCTTCGTTTTTGGGCCTCTTACCGAGGTCAAACATTAGCCAGAACAG TTCGTGGAATGATGTATTATAGGAAAGCTCTTATGCTTCAGACCTATTTGGAGAGAATAAATTCTGGAG AAGGATCAGATGTGGAGGGTGCAATTTCCAGTAATGACGCAACTGATACTCGAGCGTTTGAGTTATCTCCTGAAGCACGTGCTCATGCTGACTTAAAGTTTACATATGTTGTAACGTGTCAAATATATGGAAAACAGAAAGAAGGCCAAAAACCTGAGGCTGCAGATATAGCAATGCTTATGCAAAG ATATGAGGCTCTTCGGGTTGCTTTTATTGATGAAGTTGAGACTTTGAAGGATGGTAAAGTGCACAGAGAGTTCTACTCAAAACTCGTAAAGGCTGATATCAATGGGAAGGACAAG GAAATCTACTCCATAAAACTGCCTGGAAATCCGAAACTTGGTGAAGGAAAACCGGAGAATCAAAACCATGCAATTGTATTTACTCGTGGAAATGCAATTCAGACAATTGACATGAATCAG GATAACTATTTTGAGGAAGCTTTGAAGATGAGAAACCTACTTGAAGAATTCCATACTGATCATGGTATCCGACGTCCTACAATTCTTGGCGTCAGAGAGCATGTCTTTACAGGAAg TGTTTCTTCTTTAGCATCATTCATGTCCAATCAGGAAGCAAGCTTTGTAACTCTAGCTCAGCGTGTTCTTGCAAATCCTTTGAA GGTCCGTATGCATTATGGTCACCCTGATGTGTTTGATAGAGTGTTCCACCTAACTCGAGGTGGTATTAGCAAGGCTTCTCGTGTAATTAACATTAGTGAAGATATCTTTGCAG GATTCAACTCAACTTTACGCCAAGGAAATGTGACTCACCACGAGTACATTCAG GTTGGCAAGGGACGAGATGTTGGGCTCAATCAAATTGCTGTATTTGAGGGGAAGGTTTCTGGTGGTAACGGTGAACAAGTTCTAAGTCGAGACGTATACAGGCTTGGGCagcaatttgatttttttcggATGCTGTCATTTTTTTATACCACCGTTGGCTACTATTTTTGTACAATG TTAACAGTGCTGATGgtatttatttttctctatggaaaaatatatttg GCATTATCTGGTGTTGAGTCAAGGTTGACAGACATAGCTTTGGTGACAAAGAATACAGCGTTGACTGCTGCTCTTAATACCCAATTTCTCATCCAAATTGGTATCTTCACTGCAGTCCCAATGGTTCTAGGCTTCATCTTGGAACAAGGTTTCCTGAGG GCCATGGTCAGTTTTCTCACAATGCAGCTGCAGCTTTGTTCTGTCTACTTCACATTCTCTTTGGGTACAAAAACTCATTATTTTGGCCGGACTATTCTTCATGGTGGTGCAAAG TATCAAGCAACAGGCAGGGGATTTGTAGTTCGTCACATTAAATTTTCAGAGAACTACAGGCTCTACTCTCGCAGTCATTTTGTTAAAGG ATTGGAAGTAGTGCTTTTGTTGGTCGTGTACCTTGCCTACGGCGATAATGATGGGAGTGCTCTAACATATATTTTTCTCACAGTGACCAGTTGGTTTATGGCACTTTCTTGGCTCTTTGCTCCATATTTGTTCAATCCGTCTGGTTTTGAGTGGCAGAA GATTGTGGAGGATTTTCGAGATTGGACAAATTGGCTTCTTTACAGAGGTGGAATTGGAGTTAAGGGTGAAGAAAGCTGGGAAGCTTGGTGGGAGGAAGAACTG GCACATATTCGGACTTTTGGTGGTAGGATTGCGGAGACAATTTTGAGTCTGAGATTCTTTATCTTTCAGTATGGCATTGTCTACAAGCTAAATGTGAAAGGAGACAGTACGTCATTGACG GTGTATGGCCTCTCATGGGTTGTTCTGGCAGTGCTTATACTCCTTTTCAAG GTGTTTACCTTCAGCCAGAAGATATCTGTTAACTTCCAGCTTGTGCTGCGTTTCATTCAAGGTGTATCCTTCTTGTTGGCGCTTGCCGGTTTAGCAGTCGCAGTTAAATTTACAGATTTGTCAATTGCAGACGTTTTTGCTTCGATTTTAGCCTTTATACCCACTGGGTGGGGAATCCTTTCT ATTGCTATAGCCTGGAAACCGTTGATGAAAAAGCTTCACCTGTGGAAGTCCATTCGTTCCATTGCCCTTCTATATGACGCCGGGATGGGGATGATCATATTCATACCTATTGCATTGTTCTCATGGTTCCCATTTGTATCGACATTCCAAACGCGGCTCATGTTCAACCAGGCTTTCAGCCGAGGGTTGGAGATCTCTCTCGTCCTTGCCGGAAACAACCCGAATACCGGAATATAG